In the Bacteroidota bacterium genome, AAGTATTCAAATTTCGCATAGGTGTTGTTCTTTCCAATCAGGGAGGAGCACTTCAGAAGATGTTAAAACCAATTCGAGCAGGATTTGGTGCTTTTTTAGGAAGTGGAAAGCAATACATCCCCTGGATAGAAATAAGTGATCTTGCCCGTGTTTTTCTTTTTGCAATCGAAAAAAAATTGGCCAATTCGGTCTATAATGCTGTGGCTCCTGATTTTATAACAAACAGTGATTTTACCAAAATATTAGCTAATAAACTTTCCCGGCATTTGTTCTTGCCTAATATTCCGGTTTTTATTCTAAAGCTATTTATGGGTGAAATGTCCTCCATCCTTTTATATGGTAGTCGAGTGTCAGCTAAAAGTATTACTTCAGAAGGCTTTGATTTTGTGTATCAAAAGCTGGATGACATTCCTATTTCAGGCAAATAGACCTACTTATTCAAATGCAATCAGTTTGATAAAACTTGACTAAATCGATAATGTCCAATAATTTGGAAGTCAAAAAGACAATCTTCCAAAACCTGCCCTGCACCAATATTATGAACGATCTTGTTTCTTAGTTTATCATCTGACTTTATCGGAACAACTATTCCAATATGTGTAATACCACCTCCTAAGTCCCAACAAACAATATCACCAGCTACATAATCTTTTGCATTTTGATTAATTGGTTTTTCAGCCCCTTGACTTTT is a window encoding:
- a CDS encoding DUF1731 domain-containing protein: VFKFRIGVVLSNQGGALQKMLKPIRAGFGAFLGSGKQYIPWIEISDLARVFLFAIEKKLANSVYNAVAPDFITNSDFTKILANKLSRHLFLPNIPVFILKLFMGEMSSILLYGSRVSAKSITSEGFDFVYQKLDDIPISGK